Proteins encoded by one window of bacterium:
- a CDS encoding penicillin-binding protein 2 has product MSESQFHLFRDYAARAQVESQTSPLVHVNRRTRVKIVSAVACLWAMVVIGRLYHLQIADAHSWEGSAKKQHGSSFTLAAERGAIRDRNGKLFATSVPSASIYIRPHQIRDKEVTAVKLANLIGIDKEDVLQRMESESRFVWIKRQLPRPTAEALEKEELRGVGYLLESRRYYPYGSAASTLIGKVGIDGGGLSGLEARFNTHLNTSEANTEVVRDGFGKLMHVSHELKGIPKGSPLSLTLDASLQLIMDEELEEGRQKAQADRAFAVMMNATSGEILGMSQSPSPNFNQLALDSRELLKNHALELSFEPGSILKPFIAAMAIEEEETHFHELINCEKGSYRYGGHTINDVHPSSLLSTYNVVVHSSNIGMTKLGDRLGKERIYQGLRRFGFGSKTGLPFPGESSGLLRNPKQWYPIDIATHSFGQGVAVTPLQIVRAMSALANGGILPSVSLILDDVSPELPERVLTPDTANLAKRMLVGVVEEKEGTGSRARIPGVIVGGKTGTAQRPREDGRGYEDDAYVASFAGFADGSALGVSEPLVLLVVMDRPRASTIDGGRAIYGGVASAPVFKRIMQRSLHTLSTRNEYTRPYEGLNERWDDSSQGMIISRPPANGTPSQKQGFQRVGYYQ; this is encoded by the coding sequence ATGTCCGAGAGTCAATTCCACCTTTTTCGAGATTATGCTGCACGTGCCCAAGTGGAGTCACAGACATCTCCTTTAGTGCATGTAAATCGTCGCACACGAGTGAAAATAGTAAGCGCCGTCGCTTGTCTTTGGGCAATGGTCGTTATTGGAAGATTGTATCATCTACAAATTGCAGATGCGCACTCATGGGAAGGAAGCGCAAAGAAGCAGCATGGCTCGAGCTTCACCCTTGCGGCGGAGAGAGGAGCCATTCGCGACCGTAATGGAAAGTTGTTTGCAACCTCTGTACCTAGCGCGTCTATTTATATTCGCCCTCATCAAATTCGTGACAAGGAAGTCACGGCGGTGAAACTCGCGAATCTTATCGGAATTGATAAAGAAGATGTTCTACAGCGGATGGAGTCTGAGTCACGATTCGTTTGGATCAAAAGGCAGCTTCCTCGACCAACAGCAGAGGCGCTCGAAAAAGAGGAGCTTCGAGGAGTTGGTTACCTTCTTGAGTCAAGACGTTACTATCCGTACGGGAGTGCTGCATCAACCCTCATTGGTAAAGTCGGGATAGACGGAGGTGGGCTTTCTGGGCTTGAGGCGCGCTTCAATACACATCTCAATACATCAGAGGCGAATACAGAGGTGGTTCGTGATGGCTTTGGGAAACTTATGCATGTGAGTCATGAGCTGAAGGGTATCCCTAAAGGCTCGCCGCTATCGCTAACTCTTGATGCATCATTACAGCTCATTATGGATGAAGAGCTTGAAGAAGGACGGCAGAAGGCACAAGCCGATCGAGCGTTCGCCGTAATGATGAATGCTACATCTGGAGAAATTCTTGGAATGAGCCAGTCTCCAAGCCCAAACTTCAATCAGCTTGCTCTCGATAGTCGAGAGCTCTTAAAGAATCACGCGCTTGAATTGTCCTTTGAGCCAGGCTCAATTCTAAAACCATTCATTGCGGCTATGGCAATCGAAGAGGAAGAGACTCATTTTCATGAGTTGATTAATTGTGAGAAGGGTTCTTACCGCTATGGCGGCCACACCATTAATGATGTACATCCAAGCAGTTTGCTTTCGACTTACAATGTAGTTGTTCATTCCTCAAATATTGGTATGACCAAGCTGGGAGATCGACTCGGAAAGGAGCGGATTTATCAAGGGCTTCGTCGTTTTGGTTTTGGCTCGAAAACAGGACTTCCATTTCCTGGTGAATCATCTGGACTTTTGAGGAATCCGAAACAGTGGTATCCAATAGACATCGCAACTCATTCTTTTGGACAGGGCGTTGCGGTTACTCCATTGCAAATTGTTCGAGCAATGTCTGCGCTGGCCAATGGTGGCATTCTTCCGAGCGTCTCACTGATCCTGGATGACGTTTCTCCAGAGCTTCCTGAGCGGGTACTCACACCTGATACGGCGAACCTTGCTAAAAGAATGTTGGTAGGAGTAGTGGAAGAGAAAGAGGGGACGGGATCTCGAGCTCGTATTCCTGGGGTAATCGTCGGTGGAAAAACAGGAACAGCTCAAAGGCCTCGAGAGGATGGAAGAGGATACGAAGATGATGCGTATGTCGCTTCGTTTGCAGGGTTTGCTGATGGGAGTGCACTCGGAGTTTCTGAGCCTTTAGTCTTACTTGTTGTGATGGACCGTCCACGAGCCAGTACCATAGATGGAGGAAGGGCAATCTATGGAGGGGTTGCATCGGCTCCCGTATTCAAACGAATTATGCAGAGAAGTCTCCATACGCTATCAACGAGAAATGAATACACACGACCCTATGAAGGACTCAACGAGCGATGGGACGATTCATCTCAAGGGATGATTATTAGTAGACCTCCAGCCAACGGCACACCGTCCCAAAAACAAGGATTCCAACGGGTGGGGT
- the rsmH gene encoding 16S rRNA (cytosine(1402)-N(4))-methyltransferase RsmH: protein MPGEVTVHVSVLLEEVIKALKLDRGGVFLDCTVGGAGHMEAMLKASESVQVVGIDRDQKALSRAASRLKPFEGRFSLHHHSFSELETISKHGPFSGILADLGLSSDQIEDGRGISFREDSRLDMRMNPEDELTAETVVNNYTAGELTRVLAEGGVRKNLKRYVSAILSQRPFHTSDSLADAIVNATPMKDRFGKHPATVVFQAIRIEVNAEFEQIENLLNFVPTAIASGGIFACISFHSLEDKLVARRMRKWRGEGLPANVPGVFQHESQSLGRLLTPKAIVPTAKEQEANPRSRSARLRVFQFSANEVR from the coding sequence ATGCCAGGAGAAGTTACGGTGCATGTTTCGGTCCTCCTGGAAGAGGTTATTAAGGCGTTAAAGCTCGACAGAGGCGGAGTTTTTCTTGATTGTACGGTAGGCGGCGCGGGTCATATGGAAGCAATGTTGAAAGCGTCAGAAAGTGTGCAAGTCGTTGGAATCGACCGCGATCAAAAGGCTCTTAGCAGAGCTGCAAGCCGACTGAAACCATTTGAAGGACGATTTTCATTGCATCACCACTCCTTCTCTGAACTCGAAACAATATCAAAGCACGGACCTTTTAGTGGCATCTTAGCCGATTTAGGGCTTTCTTCTGACCAAATTGAAGACGGAAGAGGAATATCTTTCCGAGAAGATTCCCGCCTTGATATGCGGATGAATCCAGAGGATGAGCTGACAGCCGAGACTGTCGTGAATAACTACACCGCTGGAGAATTAACGCGCGTTCTTGCTGAAGGAGGCGTTCGAAAGAATCTTAAGCGATACGTCTCAGCAATTTTGTCACAGCGTCCATTTCACACTTCTGATTCGCTTGCTGATGCAATTGTAAACGCAACTCCGATGAAGGATCGGTTTGGAAAGCATCCTGCCACCGTAGTTTTTCAGGCTATTCGAATAGAGGTAAATGCTGAGTTTGAACAGATTGAGAATCTTCTGAACTTTGTGCCGACAGCCATAGCTTCAGGCGGGATCTTTGCGTGCATTTCCTTTCATTCGTTAGAAGATAAATTAGTTGCAAGACGAATGAGAAAGTGGAGGGGAGAAGGATTGCCAGCAAATGTGCCTGGTGTATTTCAGCATGAGAGCCAGTCTTTGGGACGTCTATTAACTCCAAAAGCAATAGTGCCAACAGCAAAGGAGCAAGAGGCGAATCCACGCTCAAGGAGTGCGCGTTTACGTGTTTTTCAGTTTTCGGCAAATGAGGTGAGGTAA
- a CDS encoding division/cell wall cluster transcriptional repressor MraZ, whose protein sequence is MGNDPPSSQSELEQEVSTGSLLSFRGNFSHSLDDKGRVSLPSEFRRVLGGAGCTSVVLTNYISDGSRCVEGFAEPAWRDFEARLRAKSRFSSKLQRLENFYLSRAAECPLDRSGRILLPAHLRQYASLEREVTFTSSIHGFRIWDSRVWEHIFQETEQALLENPELFSDVDI, encoded by the coding sequence ATGGGGAATGATCCTCCTTCTTCTCAATCAGAGTTAGAACAAGAGGTTTCTACAGGTTCGCTACTTTCATTCCGGGGCAACTTTTCTCACTCGCTCGACGATAAGGGTCGGGTGAGTTTGCCTTCAGAGTTCCGTCGAGTTCTTGGAGGAGCAGGTTGTACTAGTGTCGTTCTTACGAACTACATTTCAGACGGTTCTCGTTGTGTTGAAGGATTCGCCGAACCCGCATGGCGTGACTTTGAAGCGCGGCTTCGGGCGAAGAGTCGGTTTAGCAGTAAACTTCAGCGGCTTGAGAATTTTTACTTAAGTCGTGCTGCGGAGTGTCCGCTTGACCGCTCTGGGCGAATCCTTCTTCCAGCACACCTTCGACAATATGCAAGTCTTGAGCGTGAGGTGACATTTACGAGCTCAATTCACGGATTCCGGATTTGGGATAGCCGAGTTTGGGAACATATTTTTCAAGAGACTGAACAGGCGCTTTTAGAGAACCCTGAGTTGTTCTCAGATGTAGATATCTAA
- the katG gene encoding catalase/peroxidase HPI produces MTEENKCPVMGGIRRHTEAGALSNKDWWPEQLNLQILNQNSRQSNPMAPEFNYGEEFLKVNLEELRADVEQVMKTSQSWWPADYGHYGPLFIRMAWHSAGTYRIGDGRGGACSGTLRFAPLGSWPDNANLDKARRLLWPVKQKYGQKISWADLMIFAGNCALESMGFKTLGFSGGREDVWEPEGDTYWGPETEWLGDKRYSGERELENPLAAVQMGLIYVNPEGPNGEPDPVAAARDIRETFARMAMNDEETVALIAGGHTFGKCHGAADAGKYVGVEPEGAPIEQQGLGWKNSFESGNGAATITSGIEGAWTNEPAKWDNNYFENLFEYDWEVGKGPGGAWQWKPKDGAAKDAVPDAHDASKRHAPMMLTTDVALRMDPAYEPISRRFYENPAEFGLAFAKAWYKLTHRDMGPVSRCLGTLVPSEPQIWQDPVPALDHELVGEQDIETLKEKLLASGLSISTLVATAWGSASTFRGTDKRGGANGARIRLNPQRSWEVNEPAELEKALKAIADIQEDFNSSQSGNKRISAADLIVLGGCAAVEAAAKKAGYDVRVPFTPGRTDALQEQTDVDSFAVLEPKSDGFRNFIGKESVGIPAEEQLLEKACLLTLTAPQMTVLVGGMRVLNANVGNSPLGVFTERKEVLSNDFFVHLLDNNLEWEKSAKCSHFYEGRDRASGEVKWTGTACDLVFGSNSQLRALAEVYGASDGEEKFVHDFVSAWAKVMNLDRFDIA; encoded by the coding sequence ATGACGGAAGAAAATAAATGCCCAGTAATGGGAGGTATTCGACGACATACAGAGGCTGGTGCGTTATCAAATAAAGACTGGTGGCCTGAACAACTGAATCTTCAAATACTGAATCAAAATTCTCGACAGTCTAATCCAATGGCACCTGAATTTAACTATGGAGAAGAGTTTCTTAAAGTAAACCTCGAAGAGCTTCGGGCCGATGTTGAGCAAGTGATGAAAACCTCTCAAAGCTGGTGGCCTGCTGATTACGGTCACTATGGACCACTCTTTATTCGTATGGCTTGGCACAGTGCTGGAACATACAGAATCGGTGATGGTCGCGGAGGGGCATGCTCAGGCACACTACGGTTTGCTCCTCTTGGAAGCTGGCCAGATAATGCAAACCTCGATAAAGCACGCAGACTTCTTTGGCCGGTAAAGCAAAAATACGGACAGAAAATATCATGGGCAGACCTCATGATCTTTGCAGGCAACTGCGCTTTGGAATCAATGGGTTTTAAAACGTTGGGCTTTTCTGGAGGCAGGGAAGATGTTTGGGAGCCAGAAGGAGATACGTATTGGGGGCCTGAGACAGAGTGGCTCGGAGATAAGCGATACTCAGGTGAGCGCGAGTTGGAGAACCCGCTAGCCGCGGTACAAATGGGTCTGATATACGTGAACCCTGAAGGACCAAACGGTGAGCCCGATCCTGTGGCTGCAGCTCGGGATATCCGTGAGACGTTTGCCAGAATGGCGATGAATGATGAAGAAACAGTGGCCTTGATTGCTGGTGGTCATACGTTCGGAAAATGTCACGGAGCAGCAGACGCCGGGAAGTATGTAGGGGTCGAGCCTGAGGGGGCTCCGATAGAGCAGCAGGGCCTTGGATGGAAAAACTCCTTTGAAAGCGGAAACGGAGCAGCAACCATTACCAGTGGAATAGAAGGAGCTTGGACGAATGAGCCGGCCAAGTGGGATAACAACTACTTTGAAAACCTTTTTGAGTACGACTGGGAAGTGGGAAAGGGCCCAGGTGGTGCGTGGCAGTGGAAGCCTAAAGATGGTGCTGCAAAAGATGCGGTTCCAGATGCTCACGATGCATCAAAGCGACATGCGCCGATGATGTTAACAACTGACGTGGCATTGCGGATGGATCCAGCGTACGAACCGATATCCAGACGATTTTACGAGAATCCTGCGGAGTTTGGATTAGCGTTTGCGAAAGCATGGTATAAGTTGACGCATCGTGACATGGGGCCAGTTTCAAGGTGCCTTGGAACTCTGGTGCCTTCAGAACCACAGATTTGGCAGGATCCAGTGCCTGCCCTCGATCATGAGTTGGTTGGTGAGCAGGATATTGAGACATTGAAGGAGAAGTTGCTGGCATCAGGTCTTTCGATTTCAACTTTGGTTGCAACTGCATGGGGATCTGCATCAACGTTTCGAGGAACTGATAAGCGTGGTGGTGCCAATGGAGCGAGGATTCGACTTAATCCACAGCGCTCCTGGGAGGTAAATGAGCCAGCAGAGCTTGAGAAGGCTTTGAAGGCCATAGCGGATATTCAAGAGGACTTTAATTCGAGTCAGTCCGGGAATAAGCGTATCTCAGCGGCGGATTTGATTGTGCTTGGTGGATGCGCGGCTGTTGAAGCAGCAGCTAAAAAAGCTGGATATGATGTCAGGGTTCCTTTCACACCAGGCCGAACCGATGCCTTGCAAGAGCAGACGGATGTAGATTCATTCGCAGTTCTTGAGCCAAAAAGTGATGGCTTTAGAAACTTTATTGGGAAGGAGAGTGTTGGGATTCCAGCGGAAGAGCAGTTGCTTGAGAAAGCATGTCTTCTAACGCTTACCGCTCCTCAGATGACGGTGCTCGTTGGAGGGATGCGGGTCTTAAATGCGAATGTTGGAAATTCTCCACTTGGTGTTTTTACCGAACGGAAAGAAGTTCTCTCGAATGACTTTTTCGTTCACCTGCTTGATAACAATCTTGAGTGGGAAAAATCAGCAAAATGCAGTCACTTCTATGAAGGAAGAGATCGTGCCAGTGGGGAAGTGAAGTGGACAGGTACGGCATGCGACCTTGTATTCGGTTCGAACTCTCAACTCAGAGCTCTTGCTGAAGTCTATGGTGCGAGCGACGGCGAAGAGAAATTTGTTCATGACTTTGTCTCTGCATGGGCGAAGGTGATGAATCTGGATCGTTTCGATATCGCTTAA
- the glmS gene encoding glutamine--fructose-6-phosphate transaminase (isomerizing), with amino-acid sequence MCGIVGYIGDTPALDVILSGLQRLEYRGYDSAGVAIAEDGDVFIARARGKLQALRDNLADESRGKKGTLGIGHTRWATHGKPSEHNAHPHRAGRVSLIHNGIIENYLELRAELAAEGATFASETDTEIAAKLFEKELKGKEPFEALQTACKKLRGSYAFLAIDQEHPDRIFVAKNATPIVIGLGDGEVFIASDIPAILPFTKKVIVLEDGDLAEVSLGNIRIEHEGLPVERAIEEVSWDAETAQKGGYKHFMLKEIHEQPGVLGETFRGRLNLDEGSIFLSDLEFNEDYVQAIERITLVACGTAWHACLVAKFFIEALAKIPCDVDYASEFRYREPILSSTSLVGVVSQSGETADTLAALELAKQHCETFAICNVLGSSIARKADHVLFTHAGPEISVASTKAFTTQLVSALLFATFLGQKKGVVSSERVKEIAQALIELPSTMREALALEPQLEEVAKEFYTASDFLYLGRGSCYPVALEGALKLKEISYIHAEGYPAGEMKHGPIALIDKDLPVVITLQRAAQQFDKTLSNLREVQSRDGRIIAVTDSDRADDLREVCERVIEIPFLHDLLSPVLLTIPLQLIAYYIAELNGTDVDLPRNLAKSVTVE; translated from the coding sequence ATGTGTGGTATCGTCGGTTATATTGGAGATACGCCTGCGTTGGATGTGATCTTAAGTGGGCTACAACGGCTTGAATATCGCGGCTATGACTCGGCAGGAGTTGCTATCGCTGAGGATGGAGACGTTTTCATTGCTCGTGCCCGCGGCAAATTGCAGGCTTTAAGAGATAATCTCGCCGACGAATCACGCGGAAAGAAAGGAACTCTCGGTATCGGGCATACTCGTTGGGCAACACACGGCAAACCCTCGGAGCACAATGCTCACCCCCATAGAGCTGGGCGCGTGAGTCTGATTCACAATGGAATAATCGAGAACTACCTTGAGTTGCGTGCAGAGCTCGCAGCTGAGGGGGCAACCTTTGCTTCTGAGACTGATACTGAGATTGCGGCAAAGCTGTTTGAGAAAGAACTAAAGGGCAAAGAGCCATTTGAAGCACTGCAAACAGCATGTAAGAAGTTACGCGGGAGCTATGCATTTTTGGCGATCGATCAAGAACATCCTGACCGGATCTTTGTTGCGAAAAATGCGACTCCGATAGTTATCGGACTTGGTGACGGAGAAGTATTTATTGCCAGTGATATCCCCGCGATTCTTCCATTTACGAAAAAAGTAATTGTCCTTGAAGATGGAGACCTTGCTGAAGTCTCGCTTGGAAATATACGGATTGAACACGAAGGTCTGCCTGTTGAGCGTGCGATAGAAGAAGTCTCATGGGATGCAGAAACTGCTCAAAAAGGTGGATACAAGCATTTCATGTTGAAGGAAATTCACGAGCAGCCTGGCGTGTTGGGCGAGACGTTTCGAGGGCGTCTTAATCTTGATGAAGGCTCGATTTTTCTATCAGATCTTGAATTTAATGAAGACTATGTACAAGCAATTGAACGTATTACTTTGGTGGCCTGTGGAACGGCATGGCATGCTTGTCTCGTTGCCAAGTTTTTTATCGAAGCGCTGGCAAAAATTCCGTGCGATGTGGACTATGCTTCAGAGTTCCGCTATCGCGAACCAATTTTGAGCTCGACATCTCTTGTCGGAGTTGTTAGTCAGTCGGGTGAAACAGCAGATACGCTAGCGGCACTAGAGCTTGCAAAGCAACACTGCGAAACCTTTGCGATTTGTAATGTGTTGGGGTCCTCGATTGCACGGAAGGCAGACCATGTGCTGTTTACTCATGCTGGACCAGAGATTAGTGTTGCTTCCACGAAGGCGTTCACAACGCAGTTAGTTTCAGCTCTCTTGTTTGCGACGTTTCTTGGCCAAAAGAAAGGAGTCGTCTCTTCGGAAAGAGTAAAGGAGATTGCCCAAGCGCTTATTGAACTTCCATCAACGATGCGTGAAGCCCTAGCCCTTGAGCCCCAGCTTGAGGAGGTTGCCAAAGAATTCTACACGGCTTCTGATTTCTTATATCTCGGAAGGGGGTCGTGCTATCCCGTAGCGCTTGAGGGAGCTTTAAAGCTTAAGGAAATATCTTACATACATGCAGAAGGTTACCCAGCGGGTGAGATGAAGCATGGTCCAATTGCCTTGATTGATAAGGACCTTCCGGTAGTGATTACGTTGCAAAGAGCTGCCCAACAGTTTGATAAGACATTGTCAAACTTACGTGAAGTCCAATCACGGGATGGACGCATCATTGCTGTAACTGATTCAGATAGAGCGGATGATCTTCGGGAGGTGTGCGAAAGGGTAATTGAAATTCCTTTTCTTCATGATCTGCTGAGCCCAGTGCTGCTTACCATTCCTTTGCAGCTCATTGCGTACTATATCGCCGAGTTGAACGGAACAGATGTGGATCTCCCGCGGAACCTCGCGAAAAGTGTGACTGTGGAGTAG
- a CDS encoding dihydrofolate reductase produces MKIKAIAAMDEGRVIGIKNSLPWDIPEDMRYFMRLTKGHSVLMGRKTFESTPLNSKPLPKRLNIVVTRSPEKYQERESLHFISDPIEFLEKCKSGEISLPSDELWVIGGSHLYEQTMPLWDEAHITLIKGRHEGDAYFPPFEDTFELVSKEEIEPCIFRHFKKK; encoded by the coding sequence ATGAAAATTAAAGCCATAGCGGCTATGGATGAGGGGCGAGTTATCGGAATTAAGAACTCCCTCCCCTGGGATATCCCAGAAGATATGAGATATTTTATGCGTCTGACGAAAGGGCACTCCGTGTTGATGGGCAGAAAGACCTTTGAATCCACTCCGCTTAACTCCAAGCCGCTTCCCAAGCGGTTAAATATTGTAGTTACGAGAAGTCCCGAAAAATATCAAGAACGAGAGTCTCTTCACTTCATCTCTGATCCAATAGAGTTTTTAGAAAAGTGTAAGAGCGGAGAAATCTCACTTCCATCCGACGAGCTATGGGTCATTGGAGGATCTCACCTGTACGAACAGACAATGCCCCTCTGGGACGAGGCCCACATTACTCTAATAAAGGGGCGACACGAAGGAGATGCCTATTTCCCCCCATTTGAGGACACCTTTGAGCTGGTGTCCAAGGAGGAGATTGAGCCTTGTATATTCCGGCACTTCAAGAAGAAATGA
- the lysS gene encoding lysine--tRNA ligase, whose protein sequence is MSTENHQAPPKGGWHWSEQLAEKVLKVFPGRDTYVGAAGISPSGHVHIGNFRDIATTGMVLKALQAMGNNVLFLLSWDDFDVFRKVPAGVPQTFSEFLGKPLCDVPDPEDKLESYAKRHQLRFEESLQDLGVELEYRYQHKLYRAGTYDDAILYCLRNRREIAEIMAQFRTQGMTEQEREQYYPITVYSSFNGKSNTEVLSFDGECSIEYRCKDTGNQETIDITKTHIVKLPWKSDWAMRWKHEQVAFEPAGKDHHSQNGSFDTSSAISRAIFKSEPPVSTIYEFIGIRGGAGKMSGSSGNTVSPADLLDLYDPRLLMWLFSRSRPQQVFDFAFDSEIFRQYDEFDRELARIRSGSKKINHSQQRAVEIAGELATSSDPIEENPIPFRQAVSFGQIVQFQADKMMHILEAMGQSYGRDGVVRRMQYAQKWLSLNPHERIQLLEAPNSDFVNEMTSERVEHITALYELLERDASSAEPMSINELNDAVYAIPKRADASMEENKPRQKAFFRDIYNLLIADDTGPRLSTFLWALDRNVVLKLLQAAVPSA, encoded by the coding sequence ATGAGCACTGAGAATCATCAAGCTCCACCAAAGGGGGGATGGCACTGGTCGGAGCAACTCGCCGAGAAGGTGCTTAAAGTCTTTCCAGGGCGTGATACATACGTCGGAGCAGCAGGCATTAGCCCCTCTGGCCATGTCCATATCGGGAACTTTCGAGACATTGCTACTACTGGAATGGTGCTCAAAGCACTTCAAGCTATGGGGAATAATGTTTTGTTTCTTTTGTCCTGGGATGATTTTGATGTTTTTCGGAAAGTCCCAGCAGGAGTCCCGCAGACATTCTCTGAATTCCTAGGAAAGCCGCTTTGCGATGTTCCTGATCCTGAGGACAAGCTCGAGTCGTATGCGAAAAGGCATCAGCTTCGCTTCGAAGAGTCTTTGCAGGACCTGGGAGTTGAACTCGAATATCGGTATCAGCATAAGCTGTACAGGGCTGGTACGTACGATGATGCAATCCTTTACTGCTTAAGAAATCGTAGGGAGATAGCTGAGATCATGGCTCAGTTTAGAACTCAGGGGATGACGGAGCAGGAGCGAGAGCAATATTATCCGATTACGGTCTATTCAAGCTTTAATGGAAAGAGCAATACCGAAGTTCTTAGCTTTGATGGAGAGTGCTCCATTGAATACCGATGTAAAGATACGGGGAATCAGGAAACAATCGATATTACAAAAACTCATATTGTAAAACTTCCCTGGAAATCTGACTGGGCTATGCGTTGGAAGCACGAGCAAGTAGCCTTTGAGCCCGCGGGGAAAGACCACCATTCTCAGAATGGAAGCTTTGACACCTCATCGGCAATCTCTCGGGCTATTTTCAAGAGTGAGCCGCCTGTATCAACTATCTATGAGTTCATCGGAATTCGTGGTGGAGCAGGCAAGATGTCTGGCTCGAGCGGAAATACCGTTTCTCCGGCGGACTTGTTAGACCTTTATGATCCACGGCTGCTCATGTGGCTCTTTAGCCGTTCCCGACCTCAACAGGTTTTTGACTTTGCATTCGATTCTGAGATTTTTCGTCAGTATGATGAATTCGACAGAGAGCTTGCTCGTATCCGAAGTGGAAGCAAGAAAATAAACCATTCTCAACAACGAGCTGTTGAGATTGCAGGTGAGCTTGCTACCTCTTCAGACCCGATAGAGGAAAACCCAATTCCTTTCCGACAAGCAGTCTCGTTTGGCCAAATCGTACAGTTTCAAGCCGATAAGATGATGCATATTTTAGAGGCTATGGGTCAGAGCTATGGGCGAGATGGAGTAGTGCGGAGGATGCAATATGCTCAAAAATGGCTTTCACTCAATCCTCATGAACGGATTCAACTTCTCGAGGCTCCAAATAGTGACTTTGTGAATGAGATGACTTCAGAGCGGGTCGAGCATATCACTGCGCTCTATGAGCTGCTTGAGCGTGACGCCTCGAGCGCAGAGCCGATGAGTATTAATGAGCTGAATGACGCAGTATATGCCATACCGAAACGTGCAGATGCATCGATGGAAGAGAATAAGCCGCGTCAAAAAGCGTTCTTTCGAGATATTTATAATCTTCTGATTGCTGATGATACTGGCCCACGACTTTCCACCTTTCTCTGGGCTCTTGATCGAAATGTCGTACTGAAGCTTCTTCAAGCGGCAGTGCCTTCAGCGTAA